The sequence below is a genomic window from Bombus affinis isolate iyBomAffi1 chromosome 13, iyBomAffi1.2, whole genome shotgun sequence.
GACGGCGCCAGTGTTTTCAAAATAGTTGAGATCTCTTCGTATCTTCGGTTTACATAGATCACTTCCACGTAgcatttattctattattctaataaaccttgacaaaattatttaacaattttcaagaaCTTTTTTTCGTTAGAACTTTCATCCGCcattaaaataaagaaataatgaagaaaagaaagagaaaaacgaaACTTCACCTATAATTCATCTAGATATATGATTACAGTGTTAAACTGGACAACGTAGCTATTTTTCGCATCGCGGTTTCGCGGGTAATCGTTGGCGGCGTTTCCATGAAACGGAATGGAACGAAACGGGAGCGAGAAAGGAGGTGAAAAGGGTAAACGCGACTGAGAATGGGGAATATGGCGAAGAAGAAAGCTAAACGCGGTCTCTCACGGTACTTTATGCTACTTTTCTCCCGACAAGAAAACGTTTTTTTCTTCCCATTAGACCACTAGCTTTGGTCGGTTTTAACTCCCAGGTGTGGTCCAACCTTAAGGCTCGTTTAGATTAGTCAAATCGTTCGACAGCAGCTGCCCCATATCCAGTTCAAGTATCTTGAAATCATTTCACTGATATGAAACTGCTAGTAAATTCAAGTTGGAAATTTCAACTTATTCAAAGTCAAGTGACTTGACCAATAAGAACAAACAAAAgtagaaatttatatataataaataacatttatatagAATGTACATGTGATGGATACATGAATAATCTCCTTTGCAATAGACTGTGTGTTTGAAATACGAGTAAACATACTACTAgacatacaaaatataataaaatatagtaataCTTCAAGTGAAGTAGACAACAGGTATCCTGataaagaaatttcaaattatttgtatttgacGGAGCTAAAATTTGTACAGTAATTTTTGTGTCAATTATTAACTCCGATTGGTTCGAACGAATTTAATTGAACTTGTCATCTGATTTTGACATAACTAAAATTTGATGTGAAATTGTcagaaaatattaaatacgaTATTTCAAATCTTCTTCTTTAcacaaaattataattaatgatttgtaaaatttatagaAAGAATAACGTTTCCTGATAATGTAAAAGCTAATATAACATGTGATAAAAAATATCTGTACAATAAACTCTATAATAAAGAGTGTTTATTCTTCAGGCGTAAGTAGAATGAGACGCTGCTGTAGAATGTGACGCTACAGTAGAATGAGACTTCACGAACGCGGCTTTACGCGGCTACTGCAATTTTTCACGCATCGACAAACGAATTGATCGAAGAGAAAAATCGCTTTTTATGGCTCTCGTCCCTTTCCTTCCCGCCTCGCTAATTACATTCGCTGGGCTGTTCGCTCATTTCCGTGTCGTTTCACTTGTGCTCGGTCACGTTCGAACAATATCGAGAAATATGACACACTTACTACATTATGGCTGAGCGTCGCGACGTTTCTACTGTTAAAATTTGATTAACCGAAAATTTAATGGATTTACTTTTCAATCTTTATTGGCAACTTATTCGGCATCTGAACATGTGCGCTCAGATTTCACTTTAGATTGTACAGAAATGTTTTGTGCCTTGCTTTTCCATCATATACGGGGTGTCACGTATCAACTGTACTCGCATAATGTTGTTAGCGATCTGTGAGTAAATATAAGAGAAAAATATGATACAACGAGCGGTGTTCGTATCACTTAAACATTATTCGTGTTGGTATTAAAACATGAAGTTTATTTTTAACGTGGAAaggttaatatatatatacagaagaGAAGAGTAAGATATAAAAATGCCAAAAGTCGATTCAAACATGAGataaagaataaagaaattgcactttattgaaatttcaaataaaatacgcGCGTTGATGAATAGTACTGAAATAGACAATATATTTCTTTGATAAAtagtaaaatgttaaaaataaataataatcacTTATGTATATCGTGCGTTGATAAAGTGtcttaaaaaagaagaaaaatagggACATAATGGCTACGAGTTAAGATAATCTTTAATATGTGCTGTGTTTCAATATGTTTCACGATAAAGTTACGAAATTTCGTAAAATAACAAGATTTACGTAACACGATGAGGGAAGAGAAGAAAATAGCGGCGGCGGAGAAGacaaaagaaaaagggagaatGGCGCGTACTGCGGCCGATATCGGCAAACTGTATAATCGACGAAATAATTACGTTCTCCCCTTAATAGGCGATCTTGAGAATCGATTTCTCTGATCGTGGAGAATCGACGATCGAACGTTACCTCGCGACAGTTAGCGATACGACGTTGGCTCTTGGCTTTCGAAAATCTGTAACGCCAGTGAAATTTTCACGGATGGTCGATCTTGGCTGGTCAGCCAACTGCGACACTGACGAACCgattcctttttcttctcttttcttttctttttcttcgctaATTAACTTGCTGCTACGACCTAAACAAAATATATACTCGCATTAATGTTACAGCGCTGTTCAAACGTGTTACATAgacgaagaaaatattttgttgTTGCTAGACTATGGATAATTATGTACGCGACTGAAGAGTCACTCGTAAAGATCTTCGTATATTCtataaaagaattttataataaaatgaaataccaCAAAATTTCACACCGAAGTTACGCTATGTATTTCGATGTAATTTagagtaattaatattttagctATCGCTTCTTTTGCTCCGCTTCCGACTGCAACATTTTCTTAATAGCTTCGTTTTCTGTCTTCTGTAATTTTTGTCGTAGCAGGTCATCCTCATAAGTAACATGGATCGTGTGAAAACTGAAATTACTGttgctataaaataaaaaatcaagaCATTCGGTTATTCGTTAAGAATATGATGTTAGAAGCATTTATTTGTTTTCTAATAATAGATGTAAATTTTTCTACGCAATGGAACTAGTCTACGACCGTTGTATCGGGAATGAAGTTGAAATAAGAGGGAAACGAAAGCACTTGTCTGCAAATGTACGTACAAAGTGGTTTTGAAAGCATCCGTTCCTAGTTGTGTTCTTTAATCTACGCGCATTGTGCTAATTAGCTAAGCTACTACGCGAATAATGAACATAAAATGTATAACGTGGAATAATTGCAAACCTAATAAAGACTCGGCTAATTGCCGCGCAAATGACAATAGAGTGAAAATATTGTGAAAAAGTTCTGTTCGCCGGAGAATGTAATCGGATTTTTAATCAGTTACCAGTTCCTCTCTTATCTCGAAACAACTCTGGAACGCTCTGTGAAGCAGAACTCTATTTAGATGCAGTATTACAATTGGAAACGCTTTCACGAGATATTTCAGAGCGCGTATGTcgcaatattcttttatcgctATGCGTTGATTAAGTAAGggattgaaaatttataaaatacacgATAAATTCACAAGTGGGCGTCCTGTTCTGAGAATAAGATGAAACAAGAAAGGATCGATTGTTTTTTTAGAAATGGGAAAGGTCAGACGTACTTTTTAATAAATAGCATGAATTCTGTAGAAATTTTTAATGGGATTTACTCAGACGATCTTATTTAAGATTTAACATTTGGAATATTATAATgggatatttataaaattaattattaatactatacttgattattattattattattattatgttaattTGAAAAGATAACTAATTTCTCAAATTGTTTCTATTCCTTTAGAAAATGATATACATTGCATATTAACGGTATTCTTTAGTTGCTCTTTATTCGTgctaaatataaatgaaatttctaaaataaagCCTTCTTATCGCAGAAAGGATTCAGTGTCTGGATAACATAATTATTAACGGCTTGTGAAACTCGATAGGAGAAATTGTTCACGGCGCCAGGAAACGTTTAAACAAATAAACGATATTACAATTTTACGATTGTTTATAATGAAACGAAACTTTCCATAAAACCTTTCTTGAATGTAACAGCTTCTCGTTTCCCACGCACACTATTATACCCCATTTCGCTTAAACAGGGAAGTTTacgattctcaattttcaatTCAGTAGGTCTTGGTAATTGATCGTAGAAACCGCAAATAACTTTCTCTGGTTTTTGTAATGGTGTTTGTCGTGACTAATATTTCATCGTAAGCCCGCATTTCTTTCTTCAAATGTAGGAATAATTGGCCAGAAAAATTTCACAAATCAAACGGCCAGCTATTTCCCTTCCCttcgtaatatttgtaatttttaacgaaatacaTTTTCACTATACCTCTCATTTCATTTCACATATTCACTATTCATTCTATGGGGATAGAAGATTTGAAGTTTTTCTATTTGAAGTTATTCAACAAAAGTTGCATAACACTGACAAATAACTATGTATACGTATTACGCATTGAACGAGACTGCTTAATCGTAGAAGAAATAAAAGGATATGTTTTCGATTCTTCCGAAGATAAATGAAACTTTATCGAACTAATTTCAACTTTATATTTCTCAACGAAGTTCTCTTTAAAAtcacatgtaaattatatagtTGCGTTATTCAAAATAACAGCAATTACGTTGCAACATTTTTATCACTTCGTAAAGTGTGTTATTTATTGCATGTTTAACAATTTCTGCATCGTTAAATATATCAATGAATAATATTCTCTTCATTAAGAATTCTCTCCTATTAAGTACATGTACCACCGTATGGTACACGTGCATGCACCACTGAATAATTTTCCACTCGTTGAAAGTCGTCCACATTGCTGAATAATAATGCGACAATAACTTACCACAATCAAACGCTTGCTCGCTACATGAAGCTAATTAAACATCTACGAATTAAACTTCCACCTGTCTAATAGgtttttctaaaaaaagaaaaaaatgcgaCGTTTAAGTTAGGTGATTGATAGGTTTGAGCAACACGCGGTATAAATCTGAACGTTTCCTCAACGGTGACCGCATTTTTGTTAGTTTATCGACCCGAACGAGTACAAAGAAGAAAATGGCCTCTCCGAGGCGGACTGAATCGGCTCCTGGTGATCGAGAACCAtgaaaatatttcgatatttcgcGTTTGTTTCCCGGTCAAATATTTAGGCGTAATAGCAACGACAGGTTCCACGGATCAGTAACACGTTCACTTTCTTTTCAGGTGTCGACTAGCAGAACGACCTGTTGTTGGCTGCTGCTCGTCTGCTTGATCGTACTTCTCGGAACTCTCGACAATGCAGAAGGTAATCACTTACCAACTTTCCAATGATATGAATCTTTCGCTTATTTTCCTCTCTTAACGTAATACCAGgtcgtttcctctcgtttcgaaATATTAGGGTACTCGGTACTGCATATCGACGAGAATTTGCTAAGAGAGCGATACAGTAAGTAAATTTTTCAGGAAATTGGTTCGAGATAAATAATTACTAATTACTCACACATTTACTGATGGCTTATTTTCCTTTTAATTTACTTAGTACAGAGATTTTGGTATTGATAAATCCCTGTCGATTGATAaatggtaaaatattgtttcttACGTAGGAAACAGTTAATTATCATTTGATAATTGTGACATTAACTCGCTTTCAGAGTTTAGTTTTGCAAACATAGCGTCTCAAAAAGTCAATCGCGTGCCAAGCCACCTCTTACGTATGTATTATGTGATGTGAATAAGTTACCGGTATAAATTAACGGATGGTGCTCGAAAAGTAGCCGTAATTTAGTCTGCTATGTGTCAACTTTTTCTTCAGTTTTGGACCTGTTcagattttacatttttaattcaACTTGACCAGAGAATTGCGATAAATAATTCGATCATTAATTTCAGTCCTCCTATTCTTGCTAATTCGTTTCCCTGTCAAGATAATTTTGTTTCAAATCCGAGTACATACGATCAATTGTTCGATTCACTATACCTCAAAATCTACAGTTTTCCCAGTTTATATTTAGTTTCATTCAAGAAATGTTTCTTTCAAATTCTTTAACGTTCTAAAGGTGGACGTTCTAAAAGTGAaacttttattctatatatttcaaCTATAGACAAATATTTTTCTGGTCAATGTATAAATATGTGATATCGCGTTGAACGAATCACcaattttacattatttcatCGTAAAAGCATATGTAACGTATATTTCATCATACGGTTTAAATTATTTCTACaaccatttttatttttcaaaagacAAGGTTGCGGAAGCAAAGCACTACGTAGAATGAGCGAAAGGCGCTAATCTccattttcgtttcttcattACAAACATGAATCATTATATAAGAATGGCCCACATATTCTCAAATGATCAAAGTTATGTAAACTGGTACTAATATTTCGAAAAACTTTCTCGGACAAACGTAACTTCTCTTTTAAGAGCATTTGCATAAACGTATGTATCTATGTTAAATATGTTTTTTACGCTAAATTCGCACAGAAAAGTTCGTACGAAAATTTAACAGTATGTACCTTTGTATCAATGATCAGTATATATTTTACGTTGCTTATTTTTTATCTGTATTGTATTATTCATCGCCTTTGATGTTTCGAAAATTCTTCGCCTTTTGCAATAATGAAttcttttgaataatttttataatattttcacaATAAATATTAAGTAAATGGAACGAATAGAGTTGAACATGCAGTGCTAATATCTCACCTATTTATCTCTTTATTTCaaaaagaaaaatcaatttGCAACGCGTTAGTATAAAAATAATGCGTGAAACAGGTACAAGAAAAAGATTTCGCAGACCGGCAACCGCCGCCCCATCGATCTCGAGCGATCAGGAAGTCTCAGCAAGCGTGAACAGATTCAAGGTCACGCGAAATCGTATCAATAATAAGAACAAGAAGAATGAAATTCAGACTGGTAAACCGGAGGACTACAAGGTAGGTATGATAATTATTGTTACATATACAATGGTATAAAGAATTCTGTACTGATTCATGCAATTCGCTGAAACTATTCAACTACCTCAGCGTCATATAATTAGTAATTAAAAAAATCTACATTTACGCTTCAACAACTTTGTTAGTTGTACTCCAAGaaacgaattttttgaaaaaagaatattacaaaatatggtgtaatttatgatacaatttacagtaaaatttaatttataataatcttGAAACGAACACCTTTTTGTCAtacgaaatttcattttcacGAGGAAGTGActttaaaaaacaaaaatgatCCTCTTTAACGTAAAAAGCTTATGTTTTGATCTTCGTAATATCAGAAATATCCACTTGTTATTTCCCCGTTATTTATTTTCTCAAGGAAATAAATGTGAAACGAAAAGCAACGAAGGGATCGTAATTAGTTTTAATTTGTACAGCTTGTATGTTACTATACAAACTGGTCTCAATACCGGACGAAAATTGGGAAATTTTTACCCGAAGACATACAACCGGACTTGTGTACGCACATCATATTCGCCTTCGGTTGGTTGAAGAAGAACAAGCTGACCAGCTTCGAGTCGAATGACGAAACGAAAGATGGAAAAACTGGACTATACGAACGAATCGTGAATTTAAAGAAGGCTAGTCCCTCTTTGAAAGTTTTACTTGCGATTGGTGAGTATCTTAGGGAATATATCTTCCTCGAAGATAGATAGATTCAAAtatatcaagaagaaaatgtatttatttattaaaaaattgatcAAAACATTAAATAgtgttttttttaaatttctgtaTACGAAGATTTGTGAAAGTGTCACCATTGATAATTTTAATCAGGTGGATGGTCGTTCGGCACTCAAAAATTCAAAGACATGTCCTCGACGAGGTACGCAAGGCAAACCTTCATATACAGTGCCATTTCGTATCTGCGTGATCGAAATTTCGATGGCCTCGACATCGACTGGGAATATCCGAAAGGAGGAGACGACAAGAAGAACTACGTTCTTCTGTTGAAAGGTAAATACAGAATTAATGCTAATTGGATTCTCATTGCGAGTGACTCACAGATAATTCACTTACAAAATCTGTTTCTACATTGTAAAGCTTCACACAAATTGTCTAATTAtactatttcatttatttacatCTATAGAGCTTCGAGAAGCGTTCGAAGCTGAAGCTCAGGAGAAGAAAATGCCGAGACTTCTTTTAACAGCTGCTGTGCCGGTTGGTCCTGACAATGTGAAAAGTGGATACGATGTACCAGCAGTAGCTAGGTAAATTGACGtaacgaaattaaaatttcttagCTTTACGCTTCGTTTAACAGAAgggtaaatatataaaatctaatagtaaaataaaataagaaaacttATAGACTATACGTTTTTATATTGTTACACAAATTATTGCGAAATGGAGTTATCTTCAAtagtaaaaagaagaaatataaaattcgtCTTTTTGACGATTTTCGTAATTCCATTGTCAATGGGTTGATAAAAATCATTATATCTACTTAGCTACTTAGACTTCATCAACCTGATGGCATACGATTTCCACGGGAAATGGGAGCGAGAGACGGGTCACAACGCACCTTTGTACGCTTCTTCGTTAGATTCCGAGTGGCAGAAACAGCTTAGTGTGGATAACGCAGCCTCCATGTGGGTCCGTTTGGGTGCCCCTAAAGAGAAACTGATCATCGGCATGCCGACCTATGGCCGATCTTTCACTCTCTCGAACGTCTCCAATTTCCGTGTTCATGCACCTGCCAGTGGCGGTGGCAAGGCTGGCGAATACACCAAGGAATCCGGCTTTCTTGCCTATTACGAGGTACCTGCGATCTCTTGCTTCTGAACGTGACTCTTGCTTCACCCAAAGTGCCATTTTACTCACTGAAACTCGCGTGGATCgtaaatttaaatcaacttttttTAACTCGCGAGGTCCTTAGATAATCGATCGATTAGATACTTTCCCCATTTCTTGCGGTTAGAAATTTATTATCGCTTTATTCCCAGTCGAAGGTAGTTAAAGGATAAGCAATTTAGCTGTCTGTTTGATTCTAATAATAAGTGGGAATGCTGATTACTGAGTTTTGTGATTCAAAGGGATAGTTAAAATGGTGGTTTTAAGGAAAAATGTAAATGCAGGTTcagtggctcgcgaaagtacTTGAACGCTTATAGAAACTCTTTATGAATATGTTACACAAAACACTTCAAAAAGTTTAATATAATATCTATACATTTACAAAAATTCTCCAGAATAAATGTTCAAGTATGTGTTTAATGAGTCACAGTATAGAGATGTTTGAATAATTTAGaagtttgattaattttttaatgagAATTTGAAGAAGAAACAAGAGCAATTTTTCCTTCATACACAGGGTTAACGATAAATAAACctttcttctattttctataGATCTGCGAGATGTTACAAAACGGTGCAGCTTATATCTGGGACGATGAGATGAAAGTACCATACTTGGTGCAGAACGAGCAGTGGGTGGGTTTCGACGACGAGAAATCTATTCGAGGCAAAATGGACTGGCTGAAGAGCAAAGGTTACGGCGGTGCCATGGTGTGGACGGTTGATATGGATGACTTCAATGGCACAGTTTGCGGTGGAAATGTCAAGTACCCCTTAATCGGAGCGATGAGGGAGGAATTGCTGGGAATATCAAGAGGTCCAAGTGCCAAGGACGTAGATTGGAGCGCCGTGGCCAGCACTGTATCTGAAAGCATCTTGAAAAAGCCAGAACCTTACAAGATATTGGTCTCGGAAGTTATCAACAAGGCGAAGAAACTTCAAAAACCGACAACGCAACTCGTCGTCAGTCCTCCTACCAATGGTAAACTTTTCTCCTTGAATTTTTTGGTTTGCGTTAACGCATTATAGATAACTTAATCATTGTTCGTAGAAAGGGCAGCTCAATCAATGTGCTACCTAACAAATTGGTCGCACAGAAGACCTGGAGCTGGAAAATTTGTACCGGAAGACATCGATCCAACTCTCTGCACACATATAGTCTATTCGTTCGCAACCTTGAAAAATTACTTGCTTGCAGAAGAAAGCGAGAAGGACACGGAGATGTATGAACGATTGATCGCTCTGCGAAATAAGAATCCTGACATTAAGGTTGAATCCTATTTTTCATACATATCGATCGATATACATTTGACACGTATTTTGATACGTACCAAGCAGACCGTGGTATATATCACCGCCTTAATAATTTTTCAGATATTATTGGCGATCGGTGGTTGGGCTTTCGGATCAACCCCGTTCAAAGAACTAACCAGTAATACTTTCCGTATGAATCAATTCGTTTATGAAGCCATCGAATTTCTCAGAGAATACAAATTTGATGGTCTAGACGTTGATTGGGAATATCCACGGTAAATTTCGGAAAATAATTTCTTCGCGTTTAATGTTCCCTCGTTCTTTCGTTTTgtattcttctttttatttattacattaggGGTAGTGACGACCGAGCAGCCTATGTGAATCTTTTGAAGGAACTTCGACTGGCATTCGAGGGTGAAGCAAATAGTTCTGGACAACCAAAATTAATCTTATCAGCCGCGGTACCAGCTAGTTTTGAGGCTATTGCCGCAGGGTAAATTCCAGTTATTAAGtttctttaataattaattaactatCTTTAACAAAAACAAGTTTCAATATCTCACAACGTGTAGCTACTATCGAGCGTATGGCTCCGAAATGCAATTAGATTATTTTTCTAGCTTCTTCCTTTTAGCTAGTTCGTTAATTTCAGGTACGATGTACCAGAAATATCAAAGTATCTGGACTTTATTAACGTGATGACGTACGATTTCCACGGCCAATGGGAGAGACAAGTCGGTCACAATAGTCCTCTGTATCCTTTGGAAAGTGCTACCAGTTACCAGAAAAAATTGACAGTGGTACGTATTGAAAATTACTTTCTCCTACATTTTTATTAAGTATGGTTGCACTCTTTCATGTAATTGGCAAGTAATGTTCTTTCTTAACGAATATTCTAATTCTATAAGAAAGTACCATTTTAAATACTCAATTAAATCCTATAACTTGGCACTGTGAATGATCAGCACCATAAAATGTACATTTTTCAATAGATGAGAATACCTcatatgtatatgaaaaaaCTATAGGATTACAGTGCAAGGGAATGGGTGAAACAAGGTGCTCCAAAGGAGAAATTAATGATCGGTATGCCAACTTATGGCAGATCCTTCACATTAGTGGACAAAGAGAAATTCGACATCGGAGCCCCAGCCTCAGGAGGTGGAATAGCTGGTAATTTCACCAACGAAGCCGGATTCCTCTCGTCTTACGAGGTATTACACATCAACGTATACTAACCTCTTGTCCAACACGTCGCATTAACAGAAATACTAAATGAATGTATAGATTTGTACCTTCCTCAGTGAAGAGAACACTACGCTAGTATGGGATAGTGAGCAACAAGTTCCTTTCGCGTACAGAGAAGATCAGTGGGTTGGATTCGATGACGAAAGAAGCCTTATAAATAAGGTAAGAGAAACGCTAACGTCAACATTTCTCTTGAAAGTCAACGAAAATATCAAAGACACGCGTCAATTTGTACTGCGATTAATATAATTAACTCGCAATTTTTCTTTGTTACATTAGATGCAATGGCTCAAAGAAGAAGGCTTTGGAGGTATAATGATCTGGTCGGTGGATATGGATGACTTCAGAGGAAGTTGCGGAGCTGGCAAGTATCCATTAATCAAAGCTATGATGAAAGAGCTGCGAGACTATAAAGTGAAATTGGAATACGATGGTCCTTACGAATCTCATTTGAGGAATGGGAGGTACACCACCAAAGATCGTAagtgtttattatttattatcttgTCAGAATTTTATAGAGGTCGATTAATTTCGTAGAATTTTTCAACTGATCAATTCTCGAAAAATTGATCTGAATGACTTAGTGCGTTAATCGTTTCAGCGAATGAGGTAAGCTGTGATGAAGAAGACAACCACATATCTTATCATCCTGACAAGAACGACTGCACTATGTACTATATGTGTGAGGGCGAAAGGAAGCATCACATGCCCTGTCCGGTAAATCTGGTATTTAATCCCAATGAAAATGTTTGCGATTGGCCTGAAAACGTTGACGGATGCGTACAACACACACAGGCACCACCAGtgtaaaaagaaggaaaaaaaagaatgggAAGAAACAAAGATAATATCTATTTAAGGATATTTTTCTGCGGCTCGCGATTATATTGTAAAACGCGAAGAACATTCACACGACGTTAATTAGTATAGTAatgttaattaaaaagaaaaaaaagatcgtAATTCGTCGAAAAAAAAGCAGAAACACGATAATCGTTAATCGACGAGGAGTTTTGTTATCAAGAAATCTTTTTTTATTCGAGAATTTTTATTCCTTCTCCTTACTCCAATTTCccctctttccctctctttaAAGCTTTTACTTTTTTCCTTTAAATTCTCCTCCTATCTCTCATTGATTCTGTCTAACTATGCGTTTCTCATGTGTATAAACCGCGCACTATGTCCAGCTACTGTGACAGATACATTttgtaaataaaaagaaataagattctccgaaaaaagaattcatatcTCGCT
It includes:
- the LOC126923589 gene encoding probable chitinase 10; this translates as MVSTSRTTCCWLLLVCLIVLLGTLDNAEGTRKRFRRPATAAPSISSDQEVSASVNRFKVTRNRINNKNKKNEIQTGKPEDYKLVCYYTNWSQYRTKIGKFLPEDIQPDLCTHIIFAFGWLKKNKLTSFESNDETKDGKTGLYERIVNLKKASPSLKVLLAIGGWSFGTQKFKDMSSTRYARQTFIYSAISYLRDRNFDGLDIDWEYPKGGDDKKNYVLLLKELREAFEAEAQEKKMPRLLLTAAVPVGPDNVKSGYDVPAVASYLDFINLMAYDFHGKWERETGHNAPLYASSLDSEWQKQLSVDNAASMWVRLGAPKEKLIIGMPTYGRSFTLSNVSNFRVHAPASGGGKAGEYTKESGFLAYYEICEMLQNGAAYIWDDEMKVPYLVQNEQWVGFDDEKSIRGKMDWLKSKGYGGAMVWTVDMDDFNGTVCGGNVKYPLIGAMREELLGISRGPSAKDVDWSAVASTVSESILKKPEPYKILVSEVINKAKKLQKPTTQLVVSPPTNERAAQSMCYLTNWSHRRPGAGKFVPEDIDPTLCTHIVYSFATLKNYLLAEESEKDTEMYERLIALRNKNPDIKILLAIGGWAFGSTPFKELTSNTFRMNQFVYEAIEFLREYKFDGLDVDWEYPRGSDDRAAYVNLLKELRLAFEGEANSSGQPKLILSAAVPASFEAIAAGYDVPEISKYLDFINVMTYDFHGQWERQVGHNSPLYPLESATSYQKKLTVDYSAREWVKQGAPKEKLMIGMPTYGRSFTLVDKEKFDIGAPASGGGIAGNFTNEAGFLSSYEICTFLSEENTTLVWDSEQQVPFAYREDQWVGFDDERSLINKMQWLKEEGFGGIMIWSVDMDDFRGSCGAGKYPLIKAMMKELRDYKVKLEYDGPYESHLRNGRYTTKDPNEVSCDEEDNHISYHPDKNDCTMYYMCEGERKHHMPCPVNLVFNPNENVCDWPENVDGCVQHTQAPPV